Proteins encoded in a region of the Pseudomonas shahriarae genome:
- a CDS encoding ATP-binding cassette domain-containing protein: MIRLQSLTLQRGPQRLLEDAELTLHAGHKAGLIGANGAGKSTLFALLLGELTPDSGDCLLPADWRIAHMRQEIDTLDRIAIDYVLDGDLRLRQVQHDLAEAEKAQDGAAQARLHSELDSADGYTADARARKMLAGLGFTNEQMDRPVADFSGGWRMRLNLAQALMCPSDLLLLDEPTNHLDLDAILWLEDFLKSYPGTLLLISHDRDFLDAVVDNIAHVEQKKITLYRGGYTAFERARAERLAQQQQAFEKQQAQRAHMESYIARFKAQATKARQAQSRIKALERMEELSAAHVDSPFDFVFRESVKISSPLLDLSDARLGYGDKTILEKVKLQLTPGARIGLLGPNGAGKSTLIKNLSGELQPLAGRLTRGENLVVGYFAQHQLDSLDAKASPLLHLQRLAPTEREQTLRDFLGGFDFRGARIDEPVLNFSGGEKARLALALIAWDRPNLLLLDEPTNHLDLEMRLALTMALQEFSGAVLVVSHDRHLLKSTTDNFLLVADGKVEEFDGDLDDYARWLTDYRLRNAPVSNTPVNPDKTDKKAQRQAAAALRQQLAPHKREADKLEAELGKVHERLAKIETSLGDSAVYEAARKDELRDLLAEQAKLKVREGQLEETWMEALELLEGLQAELEALS, translated from the coding sequence ATGATCCGACTTCAAAGCCTAACATTACAGCGTGGCCCGCAACGTCTTCTCGAAGACGCCGAGCTGACCCTGCACGCCGGTCACAAAGCCGGCCTGATCGGTGCCAATGGCGCCGGCAAATCCACGTTGTTCGCCCTGTTGCTCGGTGAGCTGACCCCTGATTCCGGGGACTGCCTGCTGCCAGCCGACTGGCGTATCGCCCACATGCGCCAGGAGATCGACACCCTGGACCGCATCGCGATCGACTACGTGCTCGATGGCGACCTGCGTCTGCGTCAGGTGCAACACGACCTGGCCGAGGCCGAGAAAGCCCAGGACGGTGCCGCCCAGGCCCGCCTGCACTCGGAACTCGACAGTGCCGACGGCTACACCGCCGACGCCCGCGCGCGCAAAATGCTCGCCGGCCTCGGGTTCACCAACGAACAGATGGACCGCCCGGTTGCCGACTTCTCCGGTGGCTGGCGCATGCGCCTGAACCTGGCCCAGGCGCTGATGTGCCCCTCGGACCTGTTGCTGCTCGACGAACCGACCAACCACCTGGATCTGGATGCAATCCTGTGGCTGGAGGATTTCCTCAAGAGTTACCCAGGCACGTTGCTGCTGATCTCCCACGACCGGGATTTCCTCGACGCCGTGGTCGATAACATCGCCCATGTCGAACAGAAGAAAATCACCCTCTATCGCGGCGGCTACACCGCGTTCGAGCGGGCCCGTGCCGAACGCCTGGCCCAGCAACAGCAGGCCTTCGAGAAGCAGCAGGCGCAACGTGCGCATATGGAAAGCTACATCGCCCGGTTCAAGGCCCAGGCCACCAAGGCCCGTCAGGCCCAGAGCCGGATCAAGGCCCTGGAGCGCATGGAAGAGCTGTCGGCGGCCCACGTCGATTCGCCGTTCGACTTTGTGTTCCGCGAGTCAGTGAAAATCTCTAGCCCCTTGCTCGACCTCTCGGATGCCCGCCTGGGTTATGGCGACAAGACCATCCTGGAGAAGGTCAAGCTGCAGCTCACCCCGGGCGCGCGCATCGGCTTGCTCGGCCCCAACGGCGCGGGCAAGTCGACGCTGATCAAGAACCTGTCGGGCGAGCTGCAACCCCTGGCCGGACGCCTGACCCGTGGCGAGAACCTGGTGGTGGGCTACTTCGCCCAGCATCAATTGGACTCCCTCGACGCCAAGGCCAGCCCGCTGTTGCACCTGCAACGCCTGGCGCCGACCGAGCGCGAACAGACCCTGCGCGACTTCCTTGGCGGTTTCGACTTCCGTGGTGCGCGCATCGACGAGCCGGTGCTGAATTTCTCCGGCGGCGAAAAAGCCCGCCTGGCCCTGGCCCTGATCGCCTGGGACCGTCCCAACCTGCTGCTGCTCGACGAACCGACCAACCACCTGGACCTGGAAATGCGCCTGGCGCTGACCATGGCCCTGCAGGAATTCAGTGGCGCTGTGCTGGTGGTGTCTCACGACCGCCACTTGCTCAAGAGCACCACCGACAACTTCCTGCTGGTGGCCGATGGCAAGGTCGAAGAGTTTGATGGCGACCTGGACGACTACGCCCGTTGGTTGACCGACTACCGTCTGCGCAACGCGCCGGTCAGCAACACCCCGGTCAACCCGGACAAGACCGACAAAAAAGCCCAGCGCCAGGCTGCTGCGGCCCTGCGCCAGCAGTTGGCACCGCACAAACGCGAAGCCGACAAGCTTGAAGCCGAATTGGGCAAGGTCCACGAACGCCTGGCCAAGATCGAAACCAGCCTCGGCGACAGCGCGGTGTACGAAGCGGCCCGCAAGGATGAGCTGCGCGACCTGCTGGCCGAACAGGCCAAGCTCAAGGTGCGCGAAGGGCAACTGGAGGAGACCTGGATGGAAGCCCTCGAACTGCTGGAAGGCCTGCAAGCGGAGTTGGAGGCGCTGTCCTGA
- a CDS encoding TIGR02444 family protein yields MCADLWSFALSTYARTGAEDACLRLQEQGADVCLLLCGLWLEQRGVALEPGRVQALRAIAGPWQADVVEPLRRVRKQWRAIAQQDVGLGTLRERVKALELEAEQQLLLRLEALAQAWPTGERATHQTWLEGLATEAANLDHDALLQLRAAATGT; encoded by the coding sequence ATGTGCGCTGACCTGTGGAGCTTTGCCCTCTCGACCTACGCCCGTACGGGCGCTGAAGATGCCTGCCTGCGCTTGCAGGAGCAAGGGGCGGATGTGTGTCTGTTGTTGTGCGGGCTGTGGCTGGAACAGCGCGGGGTGGCCCTTGAACCTGGACGCGTGCAGGCGCTGCGAGCAATCGCCGGTCCCTGGCAGGCAGACGTTGTGGAGCCCTTGCGCAGGGTGCGCAAGCAATGGCGCGCCATAGCGCAGCAGGATGTGGGGCTGGGAACGTTGCGCGAGCGGGTCAAGGCCCTGGAACTGGAAGCCGAACAGCAGTTGCTGTTACGTCTGGAAGCGCTGGCACAGGCTTGGCCAACGGGAGAACGCGCCACGCATCAGACATGGCTTGAAGGACTGGCGACCGAAGCCGCCAACCTTGACCACGACGCGCTGCTTCAGCTGCGCGCCGCGGCCACCGGCACTTAG
- a CDS encoding AlgP family protein — protein sequence MSAKQKPVNTPLHLLQQLSGSLLEHLESACSQALADAEKLLAKLEKQRGKAQEKLHKSRTKLQDAATAGKAKAQTKAKGAVKELEDLLDALKDRQSETRTYILQLKRDAQESLKLAQGVGRVKEAVAKVLSTRTPAKAVAAKAPAKVAAKPAAKKAPAKAAAAKPAAKPVAKTAAAKPAAKPVAKTAAAKPAAKPAAKTAAAKPAAKPAAKTAAAKPAAKPAAKTAAAKPAAKPVAKTAAAKPAAKPAAKPAAAKPAAKPAAKPAAAKPAAKPAAKPAAAKPAAKPVAKPAAAKPAPAPAAAKPATPAAPAAPAATTAPASSTPAPVAPGTTPTSAS from the coding sequence ATGTCGGCCAAACAGAAGCCTGTTAATACCCCGTTGCACTTGCTCCAACAACTCTCGGGCAGCCTGCTCGAACATTTGGAAAGTGCTTGCTCCCAAGCCTTGGCTGATGCAGAGAAATTGCTCGCCAAGCTGGAAAAACAACGCGGCAAGGCTCAAGAAAAACTGCACAAATCCCGCACTAAACTGCAAGACGCCGCGACCGCCGGCAAAGCCAAGGCGCAAACCAAAGCCAAGGGCGCCGTCAAAGAACTTGAGGACTTGCTCGATGCCCTCAAGGATCGTCAATCCGAAACCCGCACCTACATCCTTCAACTCAAGCGCGATGCCCAAGAGAGCCTGAAACTGGCGCAGGGCGTGGGTCGTGTGAAAGAAGCTGTGGCCAAAGTGTTGAGCACTCGTACACCAGCCAAGGCAGTTGCGGCCAAGGCGCCGGCCAAAGTTGCGGCCAAGCCTGCTGCTAAAAAAGCGCCTGCTAAAGCTGCTGCTGCGAAACCAGCCGCCAAGCCAGTTGCTAAAACTGCTGCTGCGAAACCAGCCGCCAAGCCAGTTGCTAAAACTGCTGCTGCAAAACCAGCCGCCAAGCCAGCTGCTAAAACTGCTGCTGCGAAACCAGCCGCCAAGCCAGCTGCTAAAACTGCTGCTGCGAAACCAGCCGCCAAGCCAGCTGCTAAAACTGCTGCTGCGAAACCAGCCGCCAAGCCAGTTGCTAAAACTGCTGCTGCAAAGCCAGCGGCCAAGCCAGCTGCCAAACCTGCTGCTGCAAAACCAGCGGCCAAGCCAGCTGCCAAACCTGCTGCTGCAAAACCAGCGGCCAAGCCAGCTGCCAAACCTGCTGCTGCGAAACCAGCAGCCAAGCCGGTTGCCAAACCTGCGGCTGCCAAACCCGCGCCAGCTCCAGCAGCTGCCAAGCCAGCGACTCCTGCCGCACCGGCAGCGCCAGCCGCTACCACTGCACCGGCCAGCAGCACGCCTGCCCCGGTAGCACCAGGCACCACCCCAACCAGCGCTTCCTAA
- a CDS encoding FKBP-type peptidyl-prolyl cis-trans isomerase: MSRYLFFILGLSLSVANAIEPTASKDSHDLAYSLGASLGERLRQEVPDLQIQALLEGLKQAYQGKPLALDDARITQILAQHEAQASAEAQVPQSEKALTAEQQFMATEKARAGVRELADGILLTELAAGSGKKPGARDRVQVKYVGRLPDGTIFDQSAQPQWFRLDSVISGWQSALQQMPVGAKWRLVIPSAQAYGADGAGELIAPYTPLVFEIELLAIGS; the protein is encoded by the coding sequence ATGTCGCGTTACCTTTTTTTCATCCTGGGTTTGTCGCTTTCAGTGGCCAACGCAATTGAGCCGACGGCGTCCAAAGACAGCCACGATCTGGCCTACAGCCTGGGCGCCAGCCTAGGCGAACGCCTGCGCCAGGAAGTCCCCGACTTGCAGATCCAGGCCTTGCTCGAAGGTCTCAAACAGGCCTATCAAGGCAAGCCCCTGGCCCTGGATGACGCACGTATCACACAAATTCTTGCCCAGCACGAAGCGCAGGCCAGCGCCGAGGCCCAAGTGCCGCAAAGCGAAAAGGCCCTCACCGCCGAGCAACAATTCATGGCCACGGAAAAAGCCCGGGCCGGCGTGCGCGAATTGGCCGACGGCATCTTGCTCACAGAGTTGGCCGCCGGCAGCGGGAAAAAGCCGGGCGCCCGTGACAGGGTCCAAGTGAAGTACGTGGGGCGATTGCCCGATGGGACGATTTTCGACCAGAGTGCCCAGCCCCAATGGTTTCGCCTGGACAGCGTGATCAGCGGCTGGCAAAGCGCATTGCAACAGATGCCGGTTGGCGCGAAGTGGCGCCTGGTCATTCCATCGGCCCAAGCTTATGGCGCAGACGGTGCGGGTGAGCTGATCGCGCCTTACACGCCACTGGTTTTCGAGATTGAGCTGCTCGCAATCGGTAGCTGA
- a CDS encoding Rsd/AlgQ family anti-sigma factor: MLESCQNAQERWGGVHKLIDSWLKARHELVRAFDALGEKPEALAENRGSLQDFCGVLVDYVSAGHFGVYEQLTKEAEAFDDQRGLDLAETIYPRIDVITEKLLAFNDLCDKGKCVAEKFKELGGLLHERFELEDCLIEVLHNAHKEEPATQA, encoded by the coding sequence ATGTTGGAAAGTTGTCAGAATGCTCAGGAACGCTGGGGTGGTGTGCATAAGCTGATCGACAGCTGGTTGAAGGCACGTCACGAATTGGTTCGAGCCTTTGATGCTCTCGGTGAGAAGCCCGAAGCGCTGGCTGAGAACCGTGGATCTCTGCAGGACTTCTGTGGTGTCTTGGTGGATTACGTCTCGGCAGGTCACTTCGGGGTCTATGAGCAATTGACCAAGGAGGCCGAGGCCTTCGACGACCAGCGTGGCCTGGACTTGGCCGAGACTATCTACCCGCGCATTGATGTCATCACCGAAAAACTCCTGGCCTTTAACGACCTTTGCGACAAAGGCAAGTGCGTTGCCGAAAAATTCAAAGAGCTGGGCGGCCTGCTCCATGAGCGCTTCGAACTGGAGGACTGCCTGATCGAAGTGCTGCACAACGCCCACAAGGAAGAGCCTGCAACCCAGGCTTGA
- a CDS encoding disulfide bond formation protein B, with protein MSLAPSRSLFFLAFMAGVLTLGASFYLEYGALLRPCFLCLIQRSLLAVFTLINLIATLHGPRRVGIYLYWAASMGCALLGAVTAVRQVLLQNIPPDQMPNCWPSLEYMIENLTLGQALQLAFKGTVDCVEINWTLFDLSIPEWSLLFFIAMLILGGTQFSRLLSGQGLRFVKH; from the coding sequence ATGTCTTTGGCCCCCTCACGCTCCTTGTTCTTCCTGGCGTTCATGGCCGGTGTGCTGACGTTGGGCGCGTCTTTTTATCTGGAATATGGGGCATTGCTGCGACCTTGTTTCCTGTGCCTGATCCAGCGCAGCCTGCTGGCGGTGTTCACCCTGATCAACCTGATAGCGACGCTCCATGGCCCCAGGCGTGTGGGCATTTACCTGTATTGGGCGGCGAGCATGGGCTGTGCATTGCTCGGCGCAGTGACAGCGGTGCGCCAGGTGCTGTTGCAGAATATCCCGCCTGACCAGATGCCCAACTGCTGGCCAAGCCTGGAATACATGATCGAAAACCTGACGCTGGGGCAAGCCCTGCAACTGGCATTCAAGGGCACCGTCGACTGTGTGGAAATCAACTGGACGTTGTTCGACTTGAGCATCCCGGAATGGAGCCTGCTGTTCTTCATTGCCATGCTCATCCTGGGAGGGACGCAGTTTTCACGCCTGTTGTCCGGTCAGGGTTTGCGGTTTGTGAAGCACTGA
- a CDS encoding heme biosynthesis protein HemY yields the protein MKRFYVILMLAIALALALAVGISKHTGYVLITYPHVLHYESGLWSTLVAVFVVGLAIYLLRVLLGLVTTSGGVVNPWSRRNRSRRVQVAIEQGQMDLAEGRWASAERHLHRAAEAERQPLLYYLGAARAANEQGRYEESDGLLERALERQPQAELAIALSHAQLQMDRGDTDAALVTLQAMHERHPHNAQVLRQLQRLHQQRGDWSSVIRLLPELRKDKVLPAAELADLERRAWGENLSLAVQREEHGEAGLQSLERAWQQLTSAQRQEPQLVLAYAEQLRQLGADAKAEEALRVALKRGYDSHLIRLYGLLRGSDPARQLKFAEGWLKDHPGDASLLLTLGRLCLQNSLWGKARDYLESSLQVQRNPEACAELARLLAQLGDTERSNQLFQEGLGLLDSRLLASPLPVPARV from the coding sequence ATGAAGCGTTTCTATGTGATCCTGATGCTGGCGATTGCCCTCGCCCTGGCGCTGGCGGTAGGCATCTCGAAACACACCGGCTATGTGCTGATCACCTATCCCCATGTGCTGCATTACGAGTCTGGCCTGTGGTCGACCCTGGTGGCGGTGTTTGTCGTCGGCCTGGCGATCTATCTGCTGCGGGTGCTGCTGGGGCTGGTGACAACCTCTGGTGGCGTGGTCAATCCCTGGTCGCGCCGCAATCGCAGCCGACGCGTGCAGGTCGCCATCGAGCAAGGGCAGATGGACCTGGCGGAAGGCCGCTGGGCCAGCGCCGAGCGACACCTGCACCGTGCTGCAGAAGCCGAGCGTCAGCCGCTGCTGTATTACCTTGGCGCGGCCCGGGCCGCCAACGAGCAGGGGCGTTATGAAGAGTCCGACGGCCTGCTTGAGCGCGCCCTGGAGCGTCAGCCCCAGGCCGAATTGGCCATCGCCTTGAGCCACGCGCAGTTGCAGATGGACCGTGGCGACACCGACGCCGCCCTGGTGACTCTGCAGGCCATGCATGAACGCCATCCGCACAACGCCCAGGTATTGCGTCAACTCCAGCGCTTGCACCAGCAGCGCGGTGACTGGTCTTCGGTGATCCGCCTGTTGCCGGAACTGCGCAAGGACAAAGTGCTGCCTGCCGCCGAACTGGCAGATCTGGAGCGCCGGGCCTGGGGTGAAAACCTGAGCCTGGCGGTCCAGCGTGAAGAGCACGGTGAAGCCGGTCTGCAATCCCTTGAGCGGGCCTGGCAGCAGTTGACCTCGGCCCAGCGCCAGGAGCCCCAACTGGTGCTGGCCTATGCCGAGCAGTTGCGTCAGCTGGGCGCCGATGCCAAGGCCGAAGAGGCGTTGCGTGTGGCGCTCAAGCGCGGTTATGACAGCCACCTGATCCGGTTGTATGGCCTGTTGCGCGGTAGCGATCCGGCACGCCAGCTGAAATTCGCCGAAGGTTGGCTCAAGGATCACCCGGGGGATGCCAGCCTGTTGCTGACCTTGGGTCGGCTTTGCCTGCAAAACAGTTTGTGGGGCAAGGCGCGGGACTATCTGGAAAGCAGCCTGCAAGTGCAGCGCAACCCCGAGGCCTGCGCCGAGTTGGCGCGCTTGCTGGCGCAGTTGGGTGATACCGAGCGCAGTAATCAGCTGTTCCAGGAAGGCCTTGGGCTGCTGGATAGCCGTCTGCTGGCTTCACCGCTGCCGGTGCCTGCACGGGTTTGA
- a CDS encoding uroporphyrinogen-III C-methyltransferase: MSETALPKDEAQPALDAPVETPVTAPRRGNGLAVFALLLGAAGVAAGGWGLWQVRALQASSQQQLGQVRTLDEQSQGIEQAQQQLAARLAQLPGADELEERRRLVAQLQGDQQRLNQRLETVLGASRKDWRLAEAEHLLRLASLRLSALQDINSAQALVQGADEILREQSDPGSYAAREQLAKSLAALRSVEQPDRTGLYLQLAALRDQVVQLAAVSPEYQLQESPQGRPSTDTDSRWSQWWEQISRYFRIDFNPDDNIRPLLAGQGLNQVRLALSLALEQAQWAALNGEPAVYARALGEARSVLQDNFNQDNPQSQAMLARITELEPKAVSVVTPDLAASLSAVQAYLERRHLSADEAKASAGKPATQE, from the coding sequence GTGAGCGAAACAGCCTTGCCTAAAGATGAAGCTCAGCCCGCGCTTGATGCGCCTGTTGAGACCCCGGTCACTGCGCCGCGCCGTGGCAACGGCCTGGCGGTCTTCGCCTTGCTGCTCGGTGCCGCCGGTGTTGCGGCCGGCGGCTGGGGGCTCTGGCAGGTCCGGGCCCTGCAAGCGAGCAGTCAGCAACAGTTGGGGCAGGTGCGTACCCTGGATGAACAATCCCAGGGTATTGAGCAGGCACAACAGCAGTTGGCCGCGCGCCTGGCGCAATTGCCGGGTGCTGATGAGCTGGAAGAACGCCGTCGATTGGTGGCGCAATTGCAGGGCGACCAGCAACGCTTGAATCAGCGTCTGGAAACCGTCCTGGGCGCTAGCCGCAAGGATTGGCGCCTGGCCGAGGCCGAGCATCTGCTGCGTCTGGCCAGCCTGCGCCTGTCGGCCTTGCAGGATATCAACAGTGCCCAGGCGCTGGTGCAGGGCGCCGATGAGATCCTGCGCGAGCAGAGCGATCCCGGTTCCTACGCCGCCCGTGAGCAGTTGGCCAAGAGTTTGGCGGCCTTGCGCAGCGTCGAGCAGCCAGACCGTACCGGGCTGTACCTGCAACTGGCGGCGCTGCGGGACCAGGTGGTGCAACTGGCCGCCGTGTCCCCGGAATATCAGCTGCAAGAGAGCCCACAGGGCCGTCCGAGCACCGACACGGACAGTCGCTGGAGCCAGTGGTGGGAACAGATCTCCCGCTACTTCCGGATCGACTTCAACCCTGACGATAACATCCGCCCGCTGCTGGCAGGCCAAGGCTTGAACCAGGTGCGACTGGCCCTGAGCCTGGCGCTGGAGCAGGCGCAATGGGCGGCGCTCAATGGCGAACCGGCGGTGTACGCCCGTGCGTTGGGCGAGGCGCGCAGCGTCTTGCAAGACAACTTCAACCAGGACAACCCGCAAAGCCAGGCCATGCTGGCGCGTATCACCGAGCTTGAGCCCAAGGCCGTCTCGGTGGTGACCCCGGACCTCGCCGCGAGCTTGTCTGCGGTGCAGGCTTACCTTGAACGCCGCCATCTGTCTGCCGATGAAGCCAAGGCTTCCGCCGGTAAGCCGGCGACCCAGGAGTAA
- a CDS encoding uroporphyrinogen-III synthase encodes MTGWRVLLTRPAEESAALAASLSEAGIFSSCLPLLETEPLPITPEHQAVFQGLDRYCAVIVVSKPAARVALQLLDQYAPAVPALPWFSVGAATAQVLADQGLDVSYPEVGDDSEALLEVPRLREAVAIADARVLILRGQGGRELLAERLRGQGASVDYLELYRRFLPAYDPDVLAQRIAVERLNGLVVSSGQGFLHLQSLAGAHWPRVAQLPLFVPSPRVAEMARAAGAEKVVDCRGASAAALLVALRSQPVPTL; translated from the coding sequence GTGACCGGTTGGCGTGTGCTGCTGACGCGGCCTGCCGAGGAATCGGCAGCCCTGGCGGCCTCGTTGTCCGAAGCCGGTATCTTCAGCAGCTGCTTGCCGTTGCTGGAAACCGAACCCTTGCCCATCACTCCTGAGCATCAGGCGGTTTTCCAGGGCCTGGATCGCTACTGCGCGGTGATCGTGGTAAGCAAGCCGGCCGCGCGCGTGGCGCTGCAATTGCTCGATCAGTACGCGCCAGCGGTGCCGGCGTTGCCGTGGTTCAGCGTCGGCGCAGCAACGGCCCAGGTTCTGGCTGACCAAGGCCTGGATGTGAGCTACCCCGAGGTTGGGGATGACAGCGAAGCCTTGCTTGAAGTGCCCCGGTTGCGCGAGGCTGTCGCCATTGCCGATGCCCGGGTATTGATCCTGCGCGGGCAGGGTGGGCGAGAGTTGCTGGCTGAGCGTTTACGCGGCCAAGGTGCTAGTGTCGATTATCTGGAGTTGTATCGTCGGTTTCTGCCAGCCTACGACCCGGATGTGCTCGCCCAGCGCATTGCTGTGGAACGCTTGAACGGCCTGGTGGTCAGCAGTGGGCAGGGTTTTTTGCATTTGCAAAGCCTTGCCGGCGCCCATTGGCCACGCGTGGCACAGTTGCCGTTGTTCGTGCCCAGCCCACGCGTCGCCGAAATGGCGCGGGCGGCGGGCGCGGAAAAAGTTGTGGATTGCCGCGGTGCCAGTGCCGCGGCTTTGCTAGTGGCGTTACGGAGCCAGCCCGTTCCCACTCTCTAA
- the hemC gene encoding hydroxymethylbilane synthase has product MSSREIRIATRKSALALWQAEYVKARLEQAHPGLTVSLVPMVSRGDKLLDSPLSKIGGKGLFVKELETALLENEADIAVHSMKDVPMDFPEGLGLYCICEREDPRDAFVSNTYASLDELPLGSIVGTSSLRRQAQLLTRRPDLQIRFLRGNVNTRLAKLDAGEYDAIILAAAGLIRLGFEDRITSAISVEDSLPAGGQGAVGIECRTADREIQALLKPLDHQQTEIRVTAERALNKHLNGGCQVPIACYAVLEGDNLWLRGLVGDPDGGLLLTAEIRGPQAEAASLGVKVAEELLAKGAGAILQKVYGEAGPQ; this is encoded by the coding sequence ATGTCCTCTCGCGAAATCCGCATCGCCACCCGTAAAAGTGCCCTGGCCTTGTGGCAGGCCGAATACGTCAAAGCCCGCCTTGAGCAAGCCCATCCGGGCCTTACGGTGTCCCTGGTGCCCATGGTCAGTCGCGGCGACAAGCTGCTCGACTCGCCACTGTCGAAAATCGGCGGCAAGGGGCTGTTCGTCAAGGAGCTGGAAACCGCGCTCTTGGAGAATGAAGCCGACATCGCCGTGCACTCAATGAAAGACGTACCGATGGACTTTCCCGAAGGCCTGGGCCTGTATTGCATCTGCGAGCGTGAAGACCCGCGCGATGCCTTCGTGTCCAACACCTACGCCTCCCTTGATGAGCTCCCCCTGGGTAGCATCGTCGGGACTTCCAGCCTGCGTCGCCAGGCCCAGTTGCTGACCCGTCGCCCGGACCTGCAGATCCGCTTCCTGCGGGGCAACGTCAATACCCGCCTGGCCAAGCTGGATGCCGGCGAGTACGACGCGATCATCCTGGCGGCGGCGGGCCTGATTCGCCTGGGCTTTGAAGACCGCATCACTTCGGCCATCAGTGTCGAAGACAGCTTGCCGGCCGGTGGGCAGGGGGCCGTCGGTATCGAATGCCGTACCGCAGACCGTGAAATCCAGGCGCTGCTCAAGCCTCTCGATCATCAGCAAACCGAAATTCGCGTCACCGCCGAACGCGCCCTGAACAAGCACCTCAACGGTGGCTGCCAGGTACCGATCGCCTGTTACGCGGTCCTTGAGGGTGACAACCTCTGGCTGCGTGGCCTGGTGGGCGATCCCGACGGTGGTTTACTGCTCACCGCTGAAATTCGCGGGCCACAAGCCGAGGCCGCCAGCCTGGGTGTGAAGGTTGCCGAAGAATTGCTGGCCAAAGGCGCCGGCGCCATTCTGCAAAAAGTCTATGGCGAGGCCGGTCCGCAGTGA
- a CDS encoding LytR/AlgR family response regulator transcription factor produces MNVLIVDDEPQARERLSRMVSELEGYSVLEPSACSGDEALALIESLKPDVVLLDIAMPGLDGLQVAARLSERESPPALVLCASEEEFPSQALEASGVSFLVKPVAADAVLKALKKAERPNRAQLGALTQPAAQSGNGPRSHISARTRKGIELIPVDQVIYFIADHKYVTLRHEVGEVLLDEPLKALEDEFGERFVRIHRNALVARERIERLQRTPLGHFQLFLKGLNGDALIVSRRHVAGVRKMMQQL; encoded by the coding sequence ATGAATGTCCTGATCGTTGATGACGAACCCCAAGCCCGCGAGCGACTGAGCCGTATGGTCAGTGAGCTTGAGGGATACAGTGTCCTTGAACCCAGCGCTTGCAGTGGCGACGAGGCATTGGCCTTGATCGAAAGCCTGAAGCCGGATGTGGTGCTGCTCGATATCGCCATGCCGGGCCTTGATGGCCTGCAGGTAGCTGCCCGCTTGAGCGAGCGCGAGTCGCCGCCGGCATTGGTGCTTTGTGCCAGTGAAGAGGAGTTTCCCTCGCAGGCCCTGGAGGCCAGCGGTGTCAGCTTCCTGGTCAAGCCAGTGGCTGCCGATGCGGTACTCAAGGCCTTGAAGAAGGCTGAGCGACCCAATCGCGCCCAACTCGGCGCCTTGACCCAGCCCGCAGCGCAAAGTGGCAACGGCCCGCGTAGCCATATCAGCGCGCGGACCCGCAAGGGCATCGAGCTGATTCCCGTGGACCAGGTGATTTATTTTATCGCCGACCACAAGTACGTGACCTTGCGCCACGAGGTCGGCGAAGTGCTGCTCGATGAGCCGCTCAAGGCCCTGGAAGACGAATTTGGCGAGCGCTTTGTGCGCATCCATCGCAATGCGCTGGTGGCCCGCGAGCGTATCGAGCGCCTGCAACGCACGCCCCTGGGGCATTTCCAGTTGTTCCTCAAAGGGCTCAACGGCGATGCGTTGATCGTCAGCCGACGCCATGTCGCAGGCGTGCGCAAAATGATGCAGCAGCTTTAG